One region of Anaerolineales bacterium genomic DNA includes:
- a CDS encoding cold-shock protein yields the protein MSERITGTVKWFNGGKGYGFISREGGEDVFVHFSAIQGEGYRNLEEGQKVEFSVEKGPKGLQASNVVVVK from the coding sequence ATGTCTGAGCGCATCACCGGCACGGTCAAGTGGTTCAACGGCGGGAAAGGCTACGGCTTTATTTCCCGGGAAGGCGGCGAGGATGTGTTCGTGCACTTCTCCGCCATTCAAGGCGAAGGTTATCGGAACCTTGAAGAAGGCCAGAAGGTCGAATTCTCCGTTGAAAAGGGACCCAAGGGTTTGCAGGCTTCCAACGTCGTTGTGGTTAAGTAA
- the trxB gene encoding thioredoxin-disulfide reductase gives MNTTGSGKTGGDREIVILGSGPAGLAAAVYAARADRNPLVLAGPDPGGQVALTYTIENYPGFPDGVQGPDLFELFRKQAERFGAEVDFSSATEVDLTARPFRVTADSGLHRARALIIATGASPRRLGIPGEKEFSGKGVSYCATCDGAFFRGKNVLVVGGGDSALEEGIFLTRFASQVTVIHRRNELRAGKILRDRAEQNPKIRFLLERVVEEIRGPDRVQSVALRSTATGRTETLPADGVFIFIGHDPNTALFRGKLAMDEKGYVKVDERMRTGIEGVYAAGEAADPDFRQVATSAGMGVAAAISAERWLAENPA, from the coding sequence ATGAACACGACGGGAAGCGGAAAAACCGGCGGCGACCGGGAGATCGTCATCCTCGGAAGCGGTCCAGCGGGATTGGCGGCGGCGGTTTATGCCGCACGCGCCGACCGGAACCCGCTGGTGCTGGCCGGCCCAGATCCGGGCGGGCAGGTTGCGCTGACCTACACGATCGAGAATTACCCCGGTTTTCCGGACGGAGTCCAGGGGCCGGATTTGTTTGAGCTGTTCCGGAAGCAAGCCGAACGGTTCGGCGCGGAGGTCGATTTTTCCTCCGCCACGGAGGTGGATCTGACGGCCCGCCCGTTCCGCGTCACGGCCGATTCGGGGCTCCACCGCGCCAGGGCGCTGATCATCGCCACCGGGGCCAGCCCGCGCCGGCTGGGAATCCCCGGCGAAAAGGAGTTCAGCGGCAAGGGGGTTTCCTATTGCGCCACCTGCGATGGCGCCTTTTTCCGAGGGAAAAACGTGCTGGTGGTCGGCGGCGGAGACAGCGCCCTCGAAGAGGGGATCTTCCTCACCCGCTTCGCCTCGCAGGTGACGGTCATCCACCGGCGCAACGAACTCCGCGCCGGAAAAATCCTCCGCGACCGGGCGGAGCAGAATCCGAAAATCCGTTTTCTGTTGGAGAGGGTGGTCGAAGAGATCCGCGGGCCGGACCGCGTCCAGAGCGTCGCGCTGCGCAGCACCGCCACCGGCCGGACCGAAACCCTGCCGGCCGACGGCGTGTTCATCTTCATCGGCCACGATCCGAATACCGCGCTCTTCCGGGGGAAACTGGCTATGGACGAGAAGGGCTATGTGAAGGTGGACGAACGGATGCGGACCGGAATCGAGGGCGTTTACGCCGCGGGCGAGGCGGCGGACCCGGATTTTCGGCAGGTGGCGACCTCCGCCGGGATGGGGGTGGCGGCGGCGATCTCCGCCGAGCGCTGGCTGGCAGAAAATCCGGCCTAA
- a CDS encoding DUF503 domain-containing protein, with amino-acid sequence MHITACVLELGVPGSKSLKEKRGRIQPLMAKLKSQFGLAAAEIARQDSRDLATVGCVAVSTDPGHNDRVLRSALHWIETHRPDLEIRDTHFEPR; translated from the coding sequence ATGCACATCACCGCCTGCGTTTTGGAACTCGGCGTTCCCGGCAGCAAATCGTTGAAGGAAAAACGCGGCCGGATCCAGCCGCTGATGGCCAAGTTGAAAAGCCAATTCGGCCTGGCGGCCGCGGAAATCGCCCGTCAGGATTCGCGGGATTTGGCGACCGTCGGGTGCGTCGCCGTCAGCACCGATCCGGGCCACAACGACCGCGTCCTCCGGTCCGCCCTGCATTGGATCGAAACCCACCGCCCGGACCTGGAAATCCGCGATACGCATTTCGAGCCGCGGTGA